One genomic region from Halobacteriovoraceae bacterium encodes:
- a CDS encoding carbon-nitrogen hydrolase family protein, which produces MKKKTTKSIASKSNSKSTSAKLIIRNATQADVSSIIHLVEKSYQNMPPYPERMIAAQISHFPQGHFVAVYNSKIVGYCATLRISGRKCLKPHTWREITGGGYGSTHEDDGEYLYGYEICVDPNVRRLKIGQRFYNERKKLCQFLRLKGIVFAGRIPNLKEKIKDLKSVDEYFEKVINKSIKDPVLSFQLRNGFEILGYFKNYLPHDEESMGYASHMLWKNPQHEDKDQDKKANKSSITSNFVSSVRVATVQYGQRKIKSFEEFKQLVEYYIDVVSDYKCDFVLFPELFSLQLLSVDNEEIAPHLAIERMTSYTEKLKKFFHKLSLKYNVNIIAGSHPTKDKNNHIHNTSFICLRDGSIHEQAKIHPTPSEKYWWNMTGSNELKPIHTDCGTIGVLICYDCEFPELTRHLVDQGIKILFVPFLTDERQGYCRVRYCAQARAVENEIYVVLSGSVGNLPRVKNMDIHYSQSCILTPCDFHFSRDGIAQETTPNVEMIAMADLRLDTLSEARNTGTVQVLKNRRHDLYSVRWYGKD; this is translated from the coding sequence ATGAAGAAAAAAACCACAAAAAGTATTGCTAGCAAATCAAATAGCAAAAGTACATCGGCCAAACTTATTATTAGAAATGCCACGCAAGCAGATGTTAGTAGTATTATTCACCTCGTTGAAAAGAGCTATCAAAATATGCCTCCCTATCCAGAAAGAATGATTGCGGCACAGATTTCACATTTTCCCCAAGGTCATTTTGTAGCAGTCTATAATAGTAAAATAGTAGGATACTGCGCAACTTTACGAATTTCTGGAAGAAAATGTCTAAAACCCCACACCTGGCGTGAAATAACTGGAGGAGGTTATGGTTCTACTCATGAAGATGATGGAGAATATCTTTATGGTTATGAAATCTGTGTCGATCCTAACGTAAGAAGATTAAAAATTGGTCAGCGGTTTTATAATGAAAGAAAAAAACTTTGCCAATTTCTAAGACTAAAGGGAATTGTTTTCGCAGGAAGAATTCCAAACCTCAAAGAAAAAATCAAAGATTTAAAATCAGTTGATGAATACTTTGAAAAAGTTATCAATAAATCTATTAAAGATCCAGTTTTATCATTTCAGCTTAGAAATGGTTTTGAAATCCTTGGTTATTTCAAAAACTATTTACCCCATGATGAGGAATCTATGGGATATGCTTCCCATATGCTTTGGAAAAATCCTCAACATGAGGATAAAGACCAAGATAAAAAAGCAAATAAATCATCCATAACATCAAATTTTGTCTCATCTGTTCGGGTTGCGACTGTTCAATATGGGCAAAGAAAAATTAAATCCTTTGAAGAATTTAAACAACTTGTAGAATACTATATTGATGTTGTTAGTGACTACAAATGTGACTTTGTATTGTTTCCAGAGTTATTTTCCTTGCAACTTCTCAGTGTGGATAATGAAGAAATCGCCCCTCATCTGGCCATTGAGAGAATGACTTCCTATACCGAAAAATTAAAAAAATTCTTCCACAAACTTTCCCTAAAATATAATGTGAATATAATTGCAGGCAGTCATCCCACTAAAGATAAAAATAATCATATTCACAACACTTCTTTCATTTGTTTACGCGATGGTTCTATTCATGAACAAGCTAAAATTCACCCTACGCCAAGTGAGAAATATTGGTGGAACATGACCGGAAGTAATGAATTAAAACCAATTCATACAGATTGTGGAACGATTGGGGTATTAATATGCTATGACTGTGAATTTCCTGAACTCACTCGCCATCTCGTTGATCAAGGAATAAAAATACTTTTTGTACCTTTTCTTACTGATGAACGTCAGGGTTATTGCCGAGTGAGATATTGCGCACAAGCAAGGGCGGTAGAAAATGAAATTTATGTTGTTTTAAGTGGGTCTGTTGGAAATTTACCTAGAGTAAAAAATATGGACATTCATTATTCACAAAGCTGCATACTCACTCCATGTGATTTTCATTTTTCAAGAGATGGTATTGCACAAGAAACAACTCCTAATGTTGAAATGATTGCAATGGCCGATTTGAGATTAGATACTTTAAGCGAGGCCAGAAATACTGGTACTGTACAGGTCCTTAAAAATCGTCGCCATGATCTTTATTCTGTTAGATGGTATGGCAAAGACTAG